Proteins encoded together in one Lachnospiraceae bacterium JLR.KK008 window:
- a CDS encoding recombinase family protein codes for MLQTDKITALYCRLSQEDMQAGESESIQNQKMILQKYADEHHFFNTRFFVDDGFSGVSFEREGLQAMLHEVEAGNVATVITKDLSRLGRNYLKTGELIEIVFPEYEVRYIAINDGVDTAREDNEFTPLRNWFNEFYARDTSKKIRAVKQAKAQKGERVNGQVPYGYIADPNDRNHLLPDPETAHIVKQIFAMYVRGDRICEIQNWLREHEVLTVAELQYRRTGSHRHPRPHPNCIYNWPDKTLYDILARKEYLGHTITGKSYKVSYKSKKTKKNPEEKRYFFPNTHEPLIDEETFELAQKRIATKHRPTKVDEIDLFSGLLFCGDCGYKMYLQQGAGTLERKHAYTCGKYRNRIRTGELCTTHYIRKSVLKELVLADLQRVLSYVKEHEQEFIETANECSAKAVQKTLTQQRKELDKAQSRISELNILFRKLYEDNALGKLSDEQFAFLTSGYDEEKKTLTRRIAELSQEIDNATERSADVKRFVALVRKYTAITELTYENVHEFIDRILIHELDKETNTRKIEIFYSFVGRVDTGDKPTESISYFRQIGADVKSYAI; via the coding sequence ATGTTACAGACAGACAAGATTACCGCTTTATATTGCAGATTGAGCCAGGAAGATATGCAGGCCGGGGAAAGCGAGAGCATACAGAACCAAAAGATGATTTTACAAAAGTATGCTGACGAACACCACTTTTTCAACACGCGCTTTTTCGTAGACGACGGATTTTCCGGCGTGAGCTTTGAGCGTGAGGGGCTTCAAGCCATGCTGCATGAAGTTGAAGCCGGGAACGTGGCGACCGTCATAACAAAAGACCTTTCCCGTTTGGGACGTAATTATCTGAAAACCGGGGAGCTGATAGAGATTGTCTTTCCCGAATACGAAGTACGCTACATTGCCATTAACGACGGTGTAGACACCGCAAGGGAAGATAACGAGTTTACCCCTCTGCGGAACTGGTTCAACGAGTTTTACGCCCGCGACACTTCAAAGAAAATCCGGGCTGTCAAACAGGCAAAGGCACAGAAAGGCGAGCGCGTCAACGGGCAAGTGCCTTATGGGTACATAGCTGACCCCAACGACCGCAACCACTTATTGCCCGACCCGGAAACGGCGCACATTGTAAAACAGATTTTCGCTATGTATGTGCGCGGCGACCGTATCTGCGAAATCCAGAACTGGCTACGGGAACATGAGGTATTGACTGTTGCAGAATTGCAGTACAGGCGCACAGGAAGCCACAGGCACCCCCGCCCACACCCGAATTGTATTTACAACTGGCCGGATAAGACGCTCTATGACATTCTGGCGCGTAAAGAGTATTTGGGGCATACCATTACAGGCAAAAGCTACAAGGTATCTTACAAATCAAAAAAGACGAAGAAGAACCCGGAGGAAAAGCGTTACTTTTTCCCCAACACACACGAACCTTTGATTGATGAAGAAACCTTTGAGCTTGCACAGAAACGGATTGCCACCAAACACCGCCCTACAAAGGTTGATGAAATTGACCTGTTTTCGGGACTTCTCTTTTGTGGGGACTGCGGCTATAAAATGTATCTGCAACAGGGAGCCGGGACACTGGAACGCAAACACGCCTACACTTGCGGCAAGTACCGAAACAGGATAAGGACTGGCGAGCTTTGCACTACCCATTATATCCGAAAGAGCGTCCTTAAAGAACTTGTCCTTGCTGATTTACAAAGGGTACTGTCCTATGTGAAAGAGCATGAACAGGAGTTTATCGAAACCGCCAACGAGTGCAGCGCAAAGGCAGTACAAAAGACGCTGACGCAGCAGCGGAAAGAGCTTGACAAGGCACAGAGCCGGATTAGCGAGCTGAATATCTTATTCCGCAAGCTCTATGAGGACAACGCTTTAGGGAAACTTTCTGATGAACAGTTTGCTTTTTTGACTTCCGGCTATGATGAAGAAAAAAAGACGCTGACCCGGAGGATTGCGGAGCTGTCACAGGAAATCGACAACGCCACCGAGCGCAGCGCGGACGTGAAAAGGTTTGTTGCACTGGTACGCAAGTACACCGCCATTACCGAACTGACCTACGAAAACGTCCATGAATTTATTGACCGTATTCTTATTCACGAACTAGATAAGGAAACGAACACCCGCAAAATCGAAATCTTTTATAGCTTTGTCGGCAGAGTTGATACAGGCGACAAGCCTACCGAAAGTATCTCCTATTTCAGACAGATAGGAGCCGACGTAAAGAGTTATGCTATCTAA
- a CDS encoding MATE family efflux transporter yields MDDYLVQKKPLYALILFSLPMIIGNLFQQMYTMVDSAVVGRYVSEQALAAVGASYSLTNIFICIAIGGGIGASVMVSRYFGAKDYDRMNLAAFTAILTFLIISVCLGGIGLLSGRNIMIWLNTPEDVLDIAVEYLSIYLLR; encoded by the coding sequence AAAAAAAGCCCTTGTATGCGCTGATACTGTTTTCACTGCCGATGATCATAGGAAATCTGTTTCAGCAGATGTATACAATGGTTGATTCCGCTGTAGTGGGCCGGTATGTGAGTGAACAGGCGTTGGCGGCGGTCGGGGCGTCGTATTCGCTGACGAATATTTTTATCTGCATTGCCATCGGCGGAGGGATTGGTGCCTCCGTCATGGTAAGCAGATATTTTGGCGCAAAAGATTATGACAGGATGAATCTTGCGGCATTCACTGCGATTCTGACATTTCTCATAATCAGCGTCTGTCTGGGCGGCATCGGTCTGCTGTCCGGAAGGAATATTATGATTTGGCTGAACACGCCGGAAGATGTTCTGGATATTGCGGTGGAATATCTGAGCATTTATTTGTTGAGGTAA
- a CDS encoding transposon-encoded TnpW family protein yields MDLLLFIDCIICLRKKGGFSLTQNQTPVTTTEHKIGKVTYLVCSSASERATDTLDKKIKKLIRKDMELNPANARK; encoded by the coding sequence GTGGACTTGCTGCTATTCATAGACTGTATTATATGTTTGCGAAAGAAAGGGGGATTTTCTTTGACGCAAAACCAAACGCCCGTTACCACAACGGAGCATAAAATAGGAAAAGTTACTTACCTTGTATGTTCGTCCGCAAGTGAACGCGCAACGGACACACTGGATAAAAAGATAAAAAAACTCATTCGCAAAGACATGGAACTGAACCCCGCAAACGCCCGGAAATAG